A DNA window from Equus przewalskii isolate Varuska chromosome 12, EquPr2, whole genome shotgun sequence contains the following coding sequences:
- the GLYR1 gene encoding cytokine-like nuclear factor N-PAC isoform X7 encodes MIKINKGKRFQQAVDAVEEFLRRAKGKDQTSSHNSADDKNRRNSSEERSRPNSGDEKRKLSLSEGKVKKNVGEGKKRVSSGSSERGSKSPLKRAQEQSPRKRGRPPKDEKDLTIPESSTVKGVMAGPMAAFKWQPTVSEPVKDADPHFHHFLLSQTEKPAVCYQAITKKLKICEEETGSTSIQAADSTAVNGSITPTDKKIGFLGLGLMGSGIVSNLLKMGHTVTVWNRTAEKEGARLGRTPAEVVSTCDITFACVSDPKAAKDLVLGPSGVLQGIRPGKCYVDMSTVDADTVTELAQVIVSRGGRFLEAPVSGNQQLSNDGMLVILAAGDRGLYEDCSSCFQAMGKTSFFLGEVGNAAKMMLIVNMVQGSFMATIAEGLTLAQVTGQSQQTLLDILNQGQLASIFLDQKCQNILQGNFKPDFYLKYIQKDLRLAIALGDAVNHPTPMAAAANEVYKRAKALDQSDNDMSAVYRAYIH; translated from the exons ATGATAAAGATCAACAAGGGAAAAAGATTCCAGCAAGCTGTGGATGCCGTGGAAGAGTTCCTCAGGAGAGCCAAAGGGAAAGACCAG ACATCATCCCACAATTCTGCTGATGACAAGAATCGGCGTAATTCCAGTGAGGAGAGAAGTAGGCCAAACTCAGGTGATGAGAAGCGCAAGCTTAGCCTGTCTGAAGGGAAGGTGAAGAAGAAcgtgggagaaggaaagaagagggtgTCTTCAGGCTCTTCAGAGAGAGGCTCCAAGTCCCCTCTGAAAAGAGCCCAAGAGCAGAGTCCCCGGAAACGGGGTCGGCCCCCAAAGGATGAGAAG GATCTCACCATCCCCGAGTCTAGTACCGTGAAGGGGGTGATGGCCGGACCCATGGCCGCGTTTAAATGGCAGCCGACTGTGAGCGAG CCTGTTAAAGATGCAGACCCTCATTTCCATCACTTCCTGCTCAGCCAAACAGAGAAG CCAGCTGTCTGTTACCAGGCAATcacaaagaagttgaaaatatgtGAAGAG GAGACTGGCTCCACCTCCATCCAGGCCGCGGACAGCACGGCCGTGAACGGCAGCATCACACCCACAGACAAAAA gatAGGATTTTTGGGCCTTGGCCTCATGGGAAGTGGCATCGTCTCCAACTTGCTGAAAATGGGTCACACGGTGACTGTCTGGAACCGGACTGCAGAGAAA GAGGGGGCCCGCCTAGGAAGAACCCCCGCTGAAGTCGTTTCAACTTGTGACATCACCTTTGCCTGCGTGTCGGATCCAAAGGCAGCCAAGGAT CTGGTGCTGGGCCCCAGTGGTGTGCTGCAAGGGATCCGCCCCGGGAAGTGCTACGTGGACATGTCAACAGTGGACGCGGACACAGTCACCGAGCTGGCCCAG GTGATTGTGTCCAGGGGGGGCCGCTTTCTGGAAGCCCCAGTCTCAGGGAATCAGCAGCTGTCTAATGATGGGATGTTGGTGATCTTAGCAGCCGGAGACAGGGGCTTATATGAGGACTGCAGCAGCTGCTTCCAGGCAATGGGGAAGACCTCCTTCTTTCTAG GTGAGGTTGGCAACGCAGCCAAGATGATGCTGATCGTGAACATGGTCCAGGGGAGCTTCATGGCCACCATCGCTGAGGGGCTCACCCTGGCCCAAGTGACAGGCCAGTCCCAACAGACACTCTTGGACATCCTCAATCAGGGACAGTTGGCCAGCATCTTCCTGGACCAGAAGTGCCAAA ATATCCTGCAAGGAAACTTTAAACCCGATTTCTACCTGAAATACATTCAGAAGGATCTCCGCTTAGCCATCGCGCTGGGCGATGCCGTCAACCATCCGACTCCTATGGCAGCTGCAGCCAATGAG GTGTACAAAAGAGCCAAGGCGCTGGACCAGTCTGACAACGACATGTCTGCCGTGTACCGAGCCTATATACACTAA
- the GLYR1 gene encoding cytokine-like nuclear factor N-PAC isoform X6, giving the protein MIKINKGKRFQQAVDAVEEFLRRAKGKDQTSSHNSADDKNRRNSSEERSRPNSGDEKRKLSLSEGKVKKNVGEGKKRVSSGSSERGSKSPLKRAQEQSPRKRGRPPKDEKDLTIPESSTVKGVMAGPMAAFKWQPTVSEPVKDADPHFHHFLLSQTEKPAVCYQAITKKLKICEEETGSTSIQAADSTAVNGSITPTDKKIGFLGLGLMGSGIVSNLLKMGHTVTVWNRTAEKCDLFIQEGARLGRTPAEVVSTCDITFACVSDPKAAKDLVLGPSGVLQGIRPGKCYVDMSTVDADTVTELAQVIVSRGGRFLEAPVSGNQQLSNDGMLVILAAGDRGLYEDCSSCFQAMGKTSFFLGEVGNAAKMMLIVNMVQGSFMATIAEGLTLAQVTGQSQQTLLDILNQGQLASIFLDQKCQNILQGNFKPDFYLKYIQKDLRLAIALGDAVNHPTPMAAAANEVYKRAKALDQSDNDMSAVYRAYIH; this is encoded by the exons ATGATAAAGATCAACAAGGGAAAAAGATTCCAGCAAGCTGTGGATGCCGTGGAAGAGTTCCTCAGGAGAGCCAAAGGGAAAGACCAG ACATCATCCCACAATTCTGCTGATGACAAGAATCGGCGTAATTCCAGTGAGGAGAGAAGTAGGCCAAACTCAGGTGATGAGAAGCGCAAGCTTAGCCTGTCTGAAGGGAAGGTGAAGAAGAAcgtgggagaaggaaagaagagggtgTCTTCAGGCTCTTCAGAGAGAGGCTCCAAGTCCCCTCTGAAAAGAGCCCAAGAGCAGAGTCCCCGGAAACGGGGTCGGCCCCCAAAGGATGAGAAG GATCTCACCATCCCCGAGTCTAGTACCGTGAAGGGGGTGATGGCCGGACCCATGGCCGCGTTTAAATGGCAGCCGACTGTGAGCGAG CCTGTTAAAGATGCAGACCCTCATTTCCATCACTTCCTGCTCAGCCAAACAGAGAAG CCAGCTGTCTGTTACCAGGCAATcacaaagaagttgaaaatatgtGAAGAG GAGACTGGCTCCACCTCCATCCAGGCCGCGGACAGCACGGCCGTGAACGGCAGCATCACACCCACAGACAAAAA gatAGGATTTTTGGGCCTTGGCCTCATGGGAAGTGGCATCGTCTCCAACTTGCTGAAAATGGGTCACACGGTGACTGTCTGGAACCGGACTGCAGAGAAA TGTGATTTGTTCATCCAGGAGGGGGCCCGCCTAGGAAGAACCCCCGCTGAAGTCGTTTCAACTTGTGACATCACCTTTGCCTGCGTGTCGGATCCAAAGGCAGCCAAGGAT CTGGTGCTGGGCCCCAGTGGTGTGCTGCAAGGGATCCGCCCCGGGAAGTGCTACGTGGACATGTCAACAGTGGACGCGGACACAGTCACCGAGCTGGCCCAG GTGATTGTGTCCAGGGGGGGCCGCTTTCTGGAAGCCCCAGTCTCAGGGAATCAGCAGCTGTCTAATGATGGGATGTTGGTGATCTTAGCAGCCGGAGACAGGGGCTTATATGAGGACTGCAGCAGCTGCTTCCAGGCAATGGGGAAGACCTCCTTCTTTCTAG GTGAGGTTGGCAACGCAGCCAAGATGATGCTGATCGTGAACATGGTCCAGGGGAGCTTCATGGCCACCATCGCTGAGGGGCTCACCCTGGCCCAAGTGACAGGCCAGTCCCAACAGACACTCTTGGACATCCTCAATCAGGGACAGTTGGCCAGCATCTTCCTGGACCAGAAGTGCCAAA ATATCCTGCAAGGAAACTTTAAACCCGATTTCTACCTGAAATACATTCAGAAGGATCTCCGCTTAGCCATCGCGCTGGGCGATGCCGTCAACCATCCGACTCCTATGGCAGCTGCAGCCAATGAG GTGTACAAAAGAGCCAAGGCGCTGGACCAGTCTGACAACGACATGTCTGCCGTGTACCGAGCCTATATACACTAA